CCGCATCAGGACGTTCTCCCCGACGAGCTTCGGCATCTTCCTCCTCCTTTACGGTAGGGCCTCTCCTTACAGGTGGCGCGCGGCGATGATCCCGAGAAACGTGAACGCCAGGCAGGCGGTAACGCTCAGGAGGACGTTCGCCAGCGCCTCCGGCAGCTGGGCGCTCTCGAGCAGGCGGAACGTCTCGTAGCTGAAGGTCGAGAAGGTGGTAAACCCTCCGAGGAAGCCGATCGACAGACCGATCCGCAACTCGGGGGATACCGCGGCACTCCGCAAGCTGAACTCCATGACCAGCCCGATCAGGAAGGCGCCGATCACGTTGACGGCGAGGGTGCCGTACGGCAAAGTGCGGCCGATCAGGTCGTGTACCCAGCCGGAGAGGAAGTACCGCGCCAGGCACCCCATCGCACCGAAGAGGGCGACGTATAAAACAGCGGTCATCCGA
This is a stretch of genomic DNA from Candidatus Deferrimicrobium sp.. It encodes these proteins:
- the crcB gene encoding fluoride efflux transporter CrcB, giving the protein MTAVLYVALFGAMGCLARYFLSGWVHDLIGRTLPYGTLAVNVIGAFLIGLVMEFSLRSAAVSPELRIGLSIGFLGGFTTFSTFSYETFRLLESAQLPEALANVLLSVTACLAFTFLGIIAARHL